In Lycium ferocissimum isolate CSIRO_LF1 chromosome 7, AGI_CSIRO_Lferr_CH_V1, whole genome shotgun sequence, the sequence ACTTGTCATTCGCGTGTGTATTGGAAAAAAGTAGGAGAAAAATGGCGTCGTTTGGGGAAGCACCACCAGGTAACCCTAAAGCCGGAGAAAAGATCTTTAAGATGAAGTGCGCTCAGTGTCACACCGTTGATAAAGGCGCTGGTCACAAACAAGGTATATTTTTATGCATGAAATTTGTGTTTTCGGTGTTTCTATGCTgtttttgtttcttattttGTATTCACCGCTTTATTATCTATAGATCTGAGTTTTCTGTGTATTAGATTCACATGTTGGACGGATTTTTGACTCGTTTGATTGTTAGTTTCTTATATGATTGTATTGTCATGGTCTTTTGCTTGATTTTGTGAGCTCCTACGGAGTTATTACTCTTTTTATCGATTTGTAGTTTCTTATTCAACGCGGATCTGGGATTTAATTAGTTGATTGACATgtgaaactgtttttttttaagacacGTTTATCGTACCTTGTAGAGGACTAGAATTAACTATTTAATTTGGTTTAGTCTTATGAGGCGGTGCTTATGTTTGTTTCAATTTTCAATGAATTTATGCGGACTGCTAATGCGGTGGTGTTATTGAGACCTGAACTGTTGTCTGTTGATAAGGATTAAATTGGTTTAGGTATTGAGGAGAGAAAACCAGAAGAGCATTAGGAGAttgtttaaataatttttttttttgttttcgcAATCGAGGATGCAACAAGTGAATTATTCCAGTCCACCAGTTTCCTTTGATGAGGTTTTTAATGGAGTAAAATTCAAGTATAAGTGTGAGTCTCTACATATTTGGTATTGGTGCCTCTACACTGTGTCTATGTTATCAACAGTGTGGCATTCTCCATGTATATTGATTAGGTAGCTTGACATTTTTTATGGAACTTTTTATCCATTAAAAAGCAAGATTTTTTATATAGCTGTGAGTGCATTATATTGGTAGATCTAATTTAAAGAGGTGGTGATAATATGTCCGACAGATACTGCTTTGTTGGAATCTGCCGCGTATAATTTTAACAAAATGGTAATAAAGCTGTCGTTTTTAGAAGTCAAAGGTGGATCAAGTTGCCACAAGGTGCTATTTGAGATGCACATGCATGATTTTGCCTTGTAGACGTGGATATTAAGATAAAATGCAGAAATCAAGGGAAATATTAATTGTAATTATTGCCGTAATTTGCCGTTGCGTTTGACTATATTAAGGACTTCATATAAAGGGGGGCATTGGAGCAATTCTTAAAGTTGTCTCCATGACTTGTAGGTCATGGGTTCGAACCTGTGGATTAGCCACCGACCCTTGTCTAAGGTAGGTTGCTTCATCATTTTTCGGATCATGCGTGAACACGTGATGCTTCCTGCACAACCACCCTTTTATTCTAATTTTATATCATGTTATCGTATGTACCTCTTCAATTATTTGAAATATGCGAGGTGTTACAAATCAGTaagaggagaagaaagaaaattgtggTTTTGAGGTATGAGAGTTGCTCTTTTAATTTCTCTCCTACATAAGAGTTAGGCAAGGATGGACATGTACCAGAAAATATGTGACCTACTGTAAGAGTGTAACCCTTTTAACTTAAATTCCTCAGGCGCGCATGGGTTATGGAATTGGCTTCAAGTGCTCGGATTGTGCATGCGTGATAATTTAAGTAGTTCAGGGGGTGTAGCATTCGAATGTGTGGAATGTAGATTCTTCTAAGCTTGTCCTAGAGATTTTCAAACCTTCATCCTTTTTTGTCACCGTCCATCATTGCcttcttccattttttattgtttattttcTGTTATGATTAATACTTGAGCAGGCAATTTACTTTATGCATTTTCCTCCCTGCGCATATAATTTTGCAAAAGAGGTAGCTATTAGTCTGCGCTGTGCACATTCAATTTTTTCTTACACCATTTTTATTCCAGGACCCAACTTGAACGGGCTCTTTGGAAGACAATCTGGTACAACTCCAGGTTACTCTTACTCTGCCGCAAACAAAAACAAGGCTGTGAACTGGGAAGAAAATACATTATATGACTACTTGCTCA encodes:
- the LOC132064517 gene encoding cytochrome c, whose protein sequence is MASFGEAPPGNPKAGEKIFKMKCAQCHTVDKGAGHKQGPNLNGLFGRQSGTTPGYSYSAANKNKAVNWEENTLYDYLLNPKKYIPGTKMVFPGLKKPQDRTDLIAYLKEATA